The Chryseobacterium geocarposphaerae genome window below encodes:
- a CDS encoding FKBP-type peptidyl-prolyl cis-trans isomerase produces MKKILFISVLGLLSCNRNPQQAHPPVGGVLSKSDLDISRERMKNLNTLERSQIQDWIGGQTEKFYPTQLNYWVNAQGFDKREKRADESLISYSYDLYDFDQTKIYDQPIARRDAKFGHFDELKAVENALRFIHDGEEVTLLVPSSLAYGTFGDEKKIDNDIPLIIKLKAL; encoded by the coding sequence ATGAAAAAAATACTCTTCATATCTGTATTAGGCTTATTGAGCTGTAATAGAAATCCACAGCAGGCACATCCTCCCGTAGGTGGTGTTCTGAGCAAAAGTGATCTGGATATTTCAAGGGAAAGAATGAAAAACCTGAACACGTTGGAAAGAAGCCAGATTCAGGATTGGATTGGAGGACAAACCGAGAAATTTTATCCGACACAGCTTAATTACTGGGTGAATGCTCAGGGTTTTGATAAAAGAGAAAAAAGAGCGGATGAAAGTCTGATTTCTTATTCTTATGATCTTTACGATTTTGATCAGACCAAGATTTACGATCAGCCCATTGCAAGAAGAGATGCTAAATTCGGACATTTTGATGAATTAAAAGCGGTAGAAAATGCTTTACGTTTTATACATGATGGTGAGGAAGTTACACTTTTGGTTCCCTCTTCTCTGGCTTACGGAACTTTTGGAGATGAGAAGAAAATTGATAACGATATCCCTTTAATCATAAAATTAAAAGCTTTATAA
- the nudK gene encoding GDP-mannose pyrophosphatase NudK, protein MQNPKIKIKNTEILSDNWYTLKKVTFSIKKKDGSEEIQSREAYDRGNGAVILLYNTSQKTIILTRQFRLPTYINGNDDGMLIEACAGLLDNDHPEECIKRETEEETGYKISEVQKVFEAYMSPGSVTEILHFFIAEYSSQMKMTDGGGLEEEGENIEVLELSFEEALHLIDKGGIKDAKTIMLIQYLRLKNIL, encoded by the coding sequence ATGCAAAATCCAAAAATAAAGATTAAAAACACAGAAATATTATCCGACAACTGGTATACTTTGAAAAAAGTAACCTTTAGTATTAAAAAGAAAGACGGCAGTGAAGAAATCCAAAGCAGAGAAGCCTATGACAGAGGAAATGGAGCCGTAATTCTCCTTTATAATACTTCTCAGAAAACCATTATTCTTACCAGACAGTTCCGTTTACCAACCTACATCAATGGCAATGATGACGGAATGCTGATTGAAGCCTGTGCAGGATTATTAGATAATGACCATCCTGAAGAATGCATAAAAAGAGAAACAGAGGAAGAAACCGGCTATAAGATTTCTGAAGTGCAAAAAGTATTTGAAGCCTATATGTCACCCGGTTCAGTTACTGAAATTCTTCATTTTTTTATCGCTGAGTATTCAAGTCAGATGAAAATGACCGATGGAGGCGGCCTTGAAGAGGAAGGTGAAAATATTGAGGTTTTGGAGCTTTCTTTTGAAGAAGCACTTCATCTCATTGATAAAGGAGGTATTAAAGATGCAAAAACCATCATGTTGATTCAATATCTCCGTCTAAAAAATATTTTATAA
- the chrP gene encoding chryseobasin maturation metalloprotease ChrP, with the protein MKFEKKSLKFLEKYLNTASPTGFEHKGQEIWMDYISPYVDKIEVDHYGTCYGIINPEAEFKVVIEAHADEISWYVNYITDDGLIYVIRNGGSDQTIAPSKVVHIHGEKGIVKGVFGWPAIHTRSTNQNEPTPKIENIFIDCGAVSKKEVEDLGIYVGCMITYPDEFFEMNDRYFVCRALDNRIGGFMIAEVARLLKENKKSIPFGLYITNSVQEEVGLYGADMIADTIKPNIAIVTDVTHDTTTPMIEKKKEGDQKCGAGPVIFFAPSIHHTIRELIIDTAKTKKIPFQRAAASRATGTDTDAFAHSNGGVPSALISLPLRYMHTTVEMVSKEDVGNVIKLIYETLLKIQPEMKLKYH; encoded by the coding sequence ATGAAATTTGAAAAGAAATCTTTAAAGTTTTTAGAAAAATACTTAAATACGGCCTCACCGACTGGTTTTGAGCATAAAGGTCAGGAAATCTGGATGGATTACATTAGTCCTTATGTTGATAAAATAGAAGTTGATCATTACGGTACCTGTTACGGAATTATCAATCCTGAAGCAGAGTTCAAAGTAGTGATCGAAGCCCATGCAGATGAAATTTCATGGTATGTGAATTACATTACAGATGATGGCTTGATCTACGTGATCCGAAATGGAGGTTCAGATCAAACAATTGCCCCGTCAAAAGTAGTTCATATCCATGGAGAAAAAGGCATTGTAAAAGGCGTTTTCGGCTGGCCGGCAATTCATACAAGAAGTACTAATCAAAACGAGCCTACACCAAAAATTGAAAATATCTTTATTGATTGCGGTGCTGTTTCCAAAAAAGAAGTTGAAGATCTGGGAATCTATGTAGGATGTATGATTACTTATCCTGATGAATTCTTTGAAATGAATGACAGATATTTTGTCTGCCGTGCTTTAGACAACAGAATCGGAGGATTTATGATTGCTGAGGTTGCAAGACTTTTAAAAGAAAACAAAAAAAGCATTCCATTTGGTTTATACATTACCAACTCCGTTCAGGAAGAAGTCGGCTTATACGGTGCGGATATGATTGCTGATACCATCAAACCCAACATTGCTATTGTTACTGATGTTACCCATGATACAACAACCCCTATGATCGAAAAGAAAAAAGAGGGTGATCAAAAATGCGGAGCGGGTCCTGTTATTTTCTTTGCTCCAAGCATTCATCATACGATCAGAGAATTAATTATCGATACGGCAAAGACAAAGAAAATCCCTTTCCAGCGAGCTGCAGCAAGCCGGGCTACAGGTACAGATACCGATGCTTTTGCCCATTCTAACGGTGGTGTACCAAGTGCATTAATTTCCCTACCTTTGCGCTATATGCATACCACAGTAGAAATGGTCTCTAAAGAAGATGTAGGAAACGTGATCAAACTTATCTACGAAACTCTTCTTAAGATACAGCCGGAAATGAAACTGAAGTATCATTAA
- a CDS encoding DUF4294 domain-containing protein, with the protein MNFNKIICLFLFFLGVSVFGQKDSLRYIPLSQYPPELLKVDEFGNKYYYDERQKAKFYEINGETVVVMDELTLLNKPKFNNQLDKNYYYFLNKKLYRVYPLFVTALGQYRDIQKEMTNMDSKAKRKYVRERQNMLADQYEKQLRDLTTTEGQVFAKLMNRATGKSVYEIIKELRGGFSAFIWNIKGKIADIDLKDQYNPHVNRTDEFLESLLQSNWNSGFLQPYPGAYQFKVGK; encoded by the coding sequence ATGAATTTTAATAAAATTATTTGCCTTTTTCTTTTCTTTTTAGGGGTGAGTGTTTTCGGGCAAAAAGATTCTTTAAGGTATATTCCTTTAAGCCAGTATCCTCCTGAGTTGTTGAAAGTAGATGAATTTGGTAATAAATATTATTATGATGAAAGGCAGAAAGCCAAGTTTTATGAAATAAACGGTGAAACGGTAGTTGTAATGGATGAACTGACGTTATTGAACAAACCAAAGTTTAATAACCAATTGGATAAAAACTACTATTATTTCCTTAATAAAAAATTATACAGGGTCTATCCGTTATTTGTAACGGCTTTGGGGCAGTATCGCGATATTCAGAAGGAAATGACCAATATGGATAGTAAAGCGAAGAGGAAATATGTGAGAGAGCGACAGAATATGCTGGCTGATCAATATGAAAAGCAGCTGAGGGATTTAACGACTACAGAAGGCCAGGTTTTTGCTAAACTCATGAACAGAGCAACGGGTAAAAGCGTTTATGAGATTATTAAAGAACTGAGAGGTGGTTTTTCTGCTTTTATCTGGAATATAAAAGGTAAAATAGCAGATATTGATCTAAAGGATCAGTATAATCCTCATGTTAACAGAACAGATGAATTTTTAGAATCTTTATTGCAGTCTAACTGGAACTCAGGGTTTCTTCAGCCTTATCCGGGTGCTTATCAGTTTAAAGTTGGTAAATAA
- a CDS encoding branched-chain amino acid aminotransferase: MIIQKTENSRISTFDPNNFSFGNTFIDHMVICEYENGKWGDVKLVPYGPIPFTPAMMGVNYGQACFEGMKAYKDKDGQVFLFRPEKNFERINKSAKRLAMPEVTEEMFLDGLKALVDIDRDWIPQGEGMSLYIRPLIFATEEALKARVADKYMFAIVATPAKMYYTEPVSVKISDHYSRAANGGVGSAKAAGNYAASFYPTQLAIEEGYEQIIWTDDATHEYFEESGTMNVFVRINDTIYTPPTSEKILDGVTRDSFIQLAKRRGIEVKVEPIKVKDVVEAQRNGTLKEVWGVGTAVVTTVFQALGYNGEKLELPKLSAEESYAEILKKDLVDLQTNLSEDTFGWRVLVDHVLETV; this comes from the coding sequence ATGATAATTCAAAAAACTGAAAACTCCAGAATTTCTACATTCGACCCAAACAATTTTTCATTTGGAAATACTTTTATTGATCATATGGTGATTTGTGAGTATGAAAATGGAAAGTGGGGTGATGTGAAATTAGTTCCTTATGGTCCAATACCATTTACACCAGCAATGATGGGGGTAAATTACGGACAGGCTTGTTTTGAAGGCATGAAAGCCTATAAAGACAAAGACGGGCAGGTTTTCCTTTTCAGGCCTGAAAAGAATTTTGAACGTATCAATAAATCAGCGAAACGTCTTGCTATGCCTGAAGTAACGGAAGAAATGTTTTTGGATGGTTTGAAGGCTTTGGTAGATATAGACAGAGACTGGATTCCTCAGGGAGAAGGAATGTCTTTATACATTAGACCATTGATTTTTGCTACTGAAGAAGCGCTGAAGGCAAGAGTAGCTGATAAATATATGTTTGCAATTGTAGCAACTCCTGCGAAAATGTACTATACAGAACCGGTTTCTGTAAAAATTTCAGATCATTATTCAAGAGCAGCAAATGGTGGAGTAGGTTCTGCTAAGGCTGCAGGAAATTATGCGGCGTCTTTCTACCCAACTCAGTTGGCTATTGAAGAAGGATATGAGCAAATTATCTGGACAGATGATGCTACTCACGAATATTTTGAAGAAAGTGGAACAATGAATGTATTTGTAAGAATTAACGATACAATTTATACGCCTCCGACTTCAGAGAAAATTCTTGACGGGGTTACAAGAGACAGTTTTATTCAATTGGCTAAAAGGAGAGGAATTGAAGTGAAAGTTGAGCCAATCAAGGTGAAAGATGTTGTAGAAGCTCAAAGAAACGGAACTTTAAAAGAAGTTTGGGGAGTGGGTACAGCAGTTGTAACAACAGTTTTCCAAGCTTTAGGGTATAATGGTGAGAAACTGGAATTGCCGAAACTTTCTGCTGAAGAAAGCTATGCTGAAATTTTGAAAAAAGATTTAGTGGATTTACAGACTAACCTGTCTGAAGATACATTCGGATGGAGAGTGCTGGTAGACCACGTCTTGGAAACAGTTTAA
- a CDS encoding TIGR01777 family oxidoreductase produces the protein MKEIVLITGAGGLIAQELSKKINNDFEVRFLTRNKKHENDFEWDVKRGSIDESALENVSHIIHLAGANISEKRWTAERKKELISSRVDSAKLLLDTVRKKNIKLKSFISASGINYYGTLTSEKIFTENDTQGNDFLSEVVVLWERAADEFEIQNLAERVVKIRTAVVLSEKEGALKKMLPPIQYGIGSALGTGKQYMPWIHIKDICSIYEFALKNSHINGAYNANSPEHTTNENLTKQIARTIQKPLFMPKIPGFVLKLIFGELANALLEGSRASSQKIQNAGFRFEFPNLQNSLEDLLSKKV, from the coding sequence ATGAAAGAAATAGTACTGATTACAGGAGCCGGCGGATTGATTGCCCAAGAGCTGTCAAAAAAAATAAACAATGATTTTGAGGTAAGATTTCTAACCCGAAACAAAAAGCATGAAAATGATTTTGAATGGGATGTAAAGAGAGGCAGTATTGATGAATCTGCATTAGAGAACGTTTCTCATATTATACATCTTGCGGGAGCCAATATTTCAGAAAAGCGATGGACTGCGGAAAGAAAAAAAGAACTTATTTCCAGTCGTGTAGATTCTGCAAAGCTACTTTTAGATACTGTAAGAAAAAAAAATATAAAACTGAAATCTTTCATTTCTGCTTCTGGAATTAATTATTACGGAACACTAACTTCCGAAAAAATATTTACAGAAAATGACACTCAAGGGAATGATTTTTTAAGCGAAGTCGTTGTTCTTTGGGAGAGAGCTGCGGATGAATTCGAAATACAAAATCTGGCAGAAAGAGTAGTAAAAATAAGGACTGCCGTTGTACTATCCGAAAAAGAAGGTGCTTTAAAGAAAATGCTTCCTCCAATACAATATGGTATAGGTTCAGCACTTGGGACAGGAAAGCAGTATATGCCATGGATTCATATTAAAGATATTTGCTCTATCTATGAATTCGCCTTAAAAAACTCACATATAAATGGTGCTTACAACGCGAACTCTCCAGAGCATACAACTAATGAAAATTTAACAAAACAAATAGCCAGAACAATACAAAAGCCTTTATTCATGCCAAAGATTCCTGGATTTGTATTAAAACTTATCTTCGGAGAGCTTGCCAACGCTTTGTTAGAAGGTTCCAGAGCTTCTTCACAGAAGATCCAGAATGCAGGTTTCCGGTTTGAATTTCCCAATTTACAAAACAGTTTAGAAGATCTATTATCAAAAAAAGTATAA
- a CDS encoding peptidylprolyl isomerase: protein MNVDKETYEGLNDGLYANLQTTKGNMIVKFEDKKAPVTVANFIGLAEGKIDNKAKGKGVPYYDGTIFHRVIKDFMIQGGDPQGTGMGDPGYKFEDERNDLKHTGKGILSMANSGPNTNGSQFFITEVATPWLDGRHTIFGKVVKGEDVIDAIANVEKGPQDKPKTDIVLEKVSVFSKGDEYKNYDPAKTFNEGKAKIAEKNKEFAAKEEAEKKKKEEEFKANQLKMVEDLKAGMQKTESGLYYKITKTTTGKAPKAGDNVSVHYAGKLVDGTEFDSSFKRNEPIEIPIGMGRVIKGWDEGILLLKEGETATLLIPPAMGYGERGAGGVIPPNAWLIFDVELVKVQ, encoded by the coding sequence ATGAACGTAGACAAAGAAACTTACGAAGGTCTTAATGACGGACTTTATGCAAATCTTCAGACAACGAAAGGAAATATGATCGTAAAGTTTGAAGATAAGAAAGCACCTGTAACTGTAGCGAACTTTATTGGTCTTGCAGAAGGTAAAATCGATAACAAAGCTAAAGGGAAAGGAGTTCCTTACTATGACGGAACTATTTTCCACAGAGTGATTAAAGATTTCATGATTCAGGGAGGAGATCCTCAGGGAACAGGAATGGGAGATCCAGGATATAAATTTGAAGACGAAAGAAACGATCTTAAGCATACAGGAAAAGGAATTCTTTCTATGGCGAATTCTGGCCCAAATACGAACGGATCTCAATTCTTCATTACTGAAGTTGCAACACCGTGGTTAGACGGAAGACATACGATCTTCGGGAAAGTAGTAAAAGGAGAGGATGTGATAGATGCGATTGCCAATGTAGAAAAAGGACCGCAAGATAAACCTAAAACAGATATCGTTTTAGAAAAAGTTTCTGTTTTCAGCAAGGGTGATGAGTACAAAAACTATGATCCGGCAAAAACTTTTAACGAAGGAAAAGCTAAAATTGCAGAGAAAAATAAAGAATTCGCTGCTAAAGAAGAAGCTGAAAAGAAGAAAAAAGAAGAAGAATTTAAAGCGAATCAACTGAAAATGGTTGAAGACTTAAAAGCGGGAATGCAGAAAACTGAATCAGGTCTTTACTATAAAATTACAAAAACGACTACAGGAAAAGCTCCAAAAGCAGGTGATAATGTATCGGTACATTATGCGGGTAAGCTGGTAGACGGAACTGAGTTCGATTCTTCATTCAAGAGAAATGAGCCTATTGAAATTCCAATCGGGATGGGTAGAGTAATCAAAGGATGGGATGAAGGTATCCTTTTGTTAAAAGAAGGTGAAACTGCTACTTTATTGATTCCGCCAGCAATGGGGTATGGAGAGAGAGGAGCAGGAGGAGTAATTCCGCCAAACGCTTGGTTGATCTTTGATGTTGAGCTTGTAAAAGTACAATAA
- a CDS encoding NUDIX hydrolase, with product MIDKINIRVYACVVKDKKVLTLFEEYAGEALMKFPGGGLEYGEGVLECLHREFEEELNVKVEIVEHFYTQEDFLVSRFRENEQLLTIYYIVNIINEEDFLILDPCIEKTEWIDIHQAHNPFPLPIDKIVFDKLKEKFL from the coding sequence ATGATAGATAAGATCAACATTAGAGTCTACGCTTGTGTTGTTAAAGACAAAAAAGTACTAACCTTATTTGAAGAATACGCAGGTGAAGCTTTAATGAAATTTCCTGGCGGTGGCCTGGAATACGGAGAAGGGGTTTTAGAGTGTCTTCATCGTGAATTTGAAGAAGAGCTTAATGTAAAAGTCGAAATTGTAGAACACTTTTATACCCAGGAAGACTTTTTAGTTTCGCGTTTCAGAGAAAACGAACAATTACTTACTATATATTATATTGTAAATATTATCAACGAGGAAGACTTCCTTATTCTTGATCCTTGTATCGAAAAAACAGAATGGATTGATATTCACCAGGCTCACAATCCATTTCCTTTACCTATTGACAAAATTGTATTTGATAAATTAAAAGAAAAATTCCTGTAA
- the mnmD gene encoding tRNA (5-methylaminomethyl-2-thiouridine)(34)-methyltransferase MnmD: MKREIKTTNDGSKTLLINELNENYHSHHGALQEAEHVFIKNGLNLINDYEINILELGFGTGLNVLVTINEYLKTDKNHVINYFSLEKYPINESEINDLAYFKHFDNPEFKNIYQKIHLTEWEKSVEITKGFNLKKIECDFFELKNIVLPKINLVYYDCFGARVQPDLWEKPLFEMVADKMEVNGLLTTYSSKGSVRRILQELNFKVEKKQGPPGKREMINAVKL, encoded by the coding sequence TTGAAAAGAGAAATAAAAACAACAAACGACGGAAGCAAAACATTGCTTATCAATGAATTAAATGAAAACTACCATTCCCACCATGGTGCTCTTCAGGAAGCTGAACACGTGTTTATTAAAAATGGACTAAATCTAATAAATGATTACGAAATTAATATTTTAGAACTAGGATTTGGAACAGGTTTGAATGTTTTAGTGACAATTAATGAATATTTAAAAACTGACAAAAATCATGTCATCAATTATTTTTCACTGGAAAAATACCCCATAAATGAATCCGAAATTAACGATTTAGCCTATTTTAAACATTTTGATAACCCGGAATTTAAAAATATTTATCAGAAAATTCATCTAACAGAGTGGGAAAAATCAGTAGAAATCACTAAAGGATTTAACCTCAAAAAGATAGAATGTGACTTTTTTGAGCTGAAAAACATTGTGTTACCTAAAATAAATCTGGTATATTATGATTGTTTCGGGGCAAGAGTACAGCCAGATCTTTGGGAAAAGCCTTTATTTGAAATGGTAGCTGATAAAATGGAAGTTAACGGGCTTTTAACAACCTATTCCTCAAAAGGCAGTGTAAGAAGAATCCTGCAGGAACTGAACTTTAAAGTGGAAAAGAAGCAAGGTCCCCCAGGAAAAAGAGAAATGATTAATGCAGTTAAATTATAA
- a CDS encoding HPP family protein, translating into MRKTLKRTLRVSKYVIYKETLVDYKEHFWSFLGAFFGIGIIAFIQSHTLPATENIFLIGSFGASSVLIYGAIQSPLAQPRNLVGGHVLSALVGVTVYKIVPDIIWLSAPLAVAFSIVLMQYTKTLHPPGGATALIAVSSTGKIPELGYWYVLSPVLSGCIILLFVALFFNNLTPNRSYPNHTRFKRLLKKKHAHPHKMKK; encoded by the coding sequence GTGCGAAAAACCCTTAAGAGAACATTAAGAGTATCAAAATATGTAATCTACAAAGAAACACTGGTAGATTATAAAGAACATTTCTGGTCATTTCTAGGCGCTTTTTTTGGAATTGGGATCATTGCTTTTATCCAATCTCACACATTGCCTGCAACTGAAAACATTTTCCTTATCGGTTCTTTTGGGGCATCGAGTGTTTTAATTTATGGAGCTATTCAAAGTCCTTTAGCACAGCCGAGGAATTTAGTTGGCGGACATGTTCTCTCGGCTTTGGTTGGTGTTACAGTTTATAAGATTGTACCGGACATTATCTGGCTTTCAGCACCACTTGCCGTTGCTTTTTCTATTGTATTAATGCAGTATACCAAAACTCTACATCCTCCAGGAGGAGCAACTGCACTTATTGCGGTAAGTTCCACAGGAAAAATTCCTGAATTAGGATATTGGTATGTTTTATCTCCTGTTTTATCAGGTTGTATTATCTTATTGTTTGTTGCTTTGTTTTTTAATAATTTAACACCTAACAGAAGTTATCCCAACCATACAAGGTTTAAAAGGTTATTAAAGAAAAAGCACGCGCATCCACACAAAATGAAAAAATAA